The Streptomyces europaeiscabiei genome window below encodes:
- a CDS encoding chorismate mutase: MTTSNTDDANIAAAPADEVDPDVRAELTRLRDSIDNIDAAVVHMLAERFKCTQRVGHLKAAHQLPPADPGREAQQINRLRGLAESAKLDPAFAEKLLNFIIAEVIRHHERIADDALNGTVGTTGTAPDAGE, from the coding sequence ATGACCACCAGCAACACCGACGACGCGAACATCGCGGCCGCGCCGGCCGACGAGGTCGACCCGGACGTCCGGGCGGAACTCACCCGGCTGCGCGACAGCATCGACAACATCGACGCCGCCGTCGTCCACATGCTCGCCGAACGCTTCAAATGCACCCAACGGGTCGGCCACCTCAAGGCCGCGCACCAACTGCCCCCCGCCGACCCCGGCCGCGAGGCACAACAGATCAACCGCCTGCGCGGACTCGCCGAAAGTGCCAAGCTGGATCCGGCGTTCGCCGAGAAGCTGCTGAACTTCATCATCGCCGAGGTCATCCGGCACCACGAACGCATCGCGGACGACGCGCTCAACGGCACAGTGGGCACGACCGGCACAGCGCCAGACGCAGGGGAGTGA
- a CDS encoding response regulator encodes MPSEARILIVDDHEDTLYALESALAPLGYRLTRATSGDAALKEVLRGQVGLLLLDVRMPGVSGLDVVHYMRGVEQTQHIPVILLTGFGPDAELTAAAFRLGVADLVMKPVDPWALRTKVRYLYDAHERSHALEREVRDLRTRLKEHEELKGADDDHHDRGRVPAQHDGAKDRA; translated from the coding sequence ATGCCGTCGGAAGCCAGGATCCTCATCGTCGACGACCATGAGGACACGCTGTACGCCCTGGAGAGCGCCCTGGCCCCGCTGGGCTACCGCCTGACGCGCGCCACCAGCGGCGACGCGGCACTCAAGGAAGTCCTCCGCGGCCAGGTCGGCCTGCTCCTCCTCGACGTCCGCATGCCCGGCGTCAGCGGCCTCGACGTCGTCCACTACATGCGCGGCGTGGAACAGACCCAGCACATCCCCGTCATCCTCCTCACCGGCTTCGGCCCCGACGCCGAACTCACCGCAGCCGCCTTCCGCCTCGGCGTCGCCGACCTCGTCATGAAACCCGTCGACCCCTGGGCCCTGCGCACCAAGGTCCGCTACCTCTACGACGCCCACGAACGCTCCCACGCCCTGGAACGCGAGGTCCGCGACCTGCGCACCCGCCTCAAGGAGCACGAGGAACTCAAGGGCGCCGACGACGACCACCACGACCGGGGGCGCGTACCCGCACAGCACGACGGCGCGAAGGACCGGGCATAG